From the genome of Gemmatimonas phototrophica, one region includes:
- a CDS encoding DinB family protein produces MTTTPHPRIEEVLTQLRDAQSDMQALLARVPATHSQTVVREGTWSAAHIVEHLAIVEDGTGRLVSKLIKQAEGTTETESAPILPTLARFHVEDSSVRRIEAPDMVAPRAGLSLDTAVQTQQVARERVIAAYAAASGRALAEVSAPHPILGPLNGYQWGIFIAQHQRRHLVQLRAVLAALEV; encoded by the coding sequence ATGACCACCACGCCACACCCGCGCATTGAGGAAGTCCTCACGCAGCTGAGGGACGCCCAGTCGGACATGCAGGCGTTGCTGGCGCGTGTACCGGCCACCCATTCACAGACGGTGGTGCGCGAAGGAACGTGGTCGGCGGCGCACATCGTCGAGCATCTGGCCATCGTGGAAGATGGTACCGGCCGTCTGGTCTCCAAGCTGATCAAGCAGGCGGAGGGCACCACCGAAACCGAGAGCGCCCCCATCCTGCCCACACTGGCGCGATTTCACGTGGAAGATTCCAGCGTACGACGCATTGAGGCCCCCGACATGGTGGCGCCGCGTGCCGGTCTTTCGCTGGACACGGCGGTGCAGACACAGCAGGTGGCGCGTGAACGGGTCATCGCGGCGTATGCGGCGGCGTCCGGCCGGGCGCTGGCGGAAGTGAGTGCTCCGCACCCCATTCTTGGTCCGCTCAACGGCTATCAGTGGGGCATCTTCATCGCGCAGCATCAGCGGCGCCATCTGGTCCAGTTGCGCGCGGTGCTCGCCGCGTTGGAGGTGTAA